Sequence from the Pongo pygmaeus isolate AG05252 chromosome 23, NHGRI_mPonPyg2-v2.0_pri, whole genome shotgun sequence genome:
TCAGGGGGCCTTCTCATAATTCCTCAGGAATGTGGAGCCTGGAGGGCTCTTCCCCCAAGACTCTCCCTGCTCTCTTCAGACTAGGACAAGCTGGCTCATGGTTGAGTTGGGCCAGCCCACACTCCCTGCTGAAAGCTATCTCCATCCCATCCCCACCCTTGCCACCTGGCCTTCCCGCTAAGCAGAAACGAATGATGGGGGGCGCTAAAAAGGGAGATGATAGAGGGTTCTTTGGCCCTATCCCTGAATGATTtggggggtggggacagaggaaaTCACCCCACCTTTACTGGCTCCCTTCTGGTTATCAGACCCACACTGGAGGCTTATCTCTGCCACTATCTTCCAGGGGAACCCTGGGCCAGTCCTCTCTTCCTTGAGCCACAGAGGATCTGTATGTAGCAGGTGGCTCTACATGGTGGAGGTGTGGGGGAGGCAACAGGATTGGCTGACTCACTCCAGAGAAGGTGTTCTTTCCTTAACCTGGTTAGACCAGTCACCCCCAATTTCCCAGGACCTGAGGGGCTGAGAACCTGGTAGAAGCACCTGTCACCCAGGGATGCCCTCCCTAAGGCCCTGGGGTGGCCCCTAGTGCCAGCCACCTTATATGTCTGGGGGATTGGTCCTCCCACTCTGCACCCTGGCTTCTTCGATGGTGGCTAGGGCTAGGCCAATGCAGTGGGGACAATAGCCCTCAGCCAGGCAGGACTCCTGAGCACCtgccctcagtttccccatctgtagatGAAGCAGTCAACCCCCAGCTGGGCTGTGGTGTTTGGTGACTAGACCATGGGAGCCTCCCTTGCTCAGAGGGTGGACTTCAGCTGTCACCTTTCCCTCTAGGGACCATGTTAGTGGCCCACAGGgtggcctccctcctcctcctgcaaTAGCTCCCTGGCTTTTGGGGATCTGGGCTCTGAGGGGCAGGAATCGAGTTGTAGAAAGGAGTGCCTGGCTTGGCACCTGGCATAGGTGGGCGGTTTCTGGCTGTCCACTCACAGTCGTGTGCTCTGTGAACCACAATGCAAAGTGGGCTACCCAAGATCCCTGAAACAGTGGGCTGGGTCTACCCCCAGGACCCTGCGTGGGCAGGCAGGCACGTGAAGAGCTTGGGACATAGGGAGTGGACACAGGCCACACATTGTGCCCCAGGCAGAGCCGTGGGCAGCTGGTGCCAGCCCTCCGCCCCTGGCAGCCAAAATGACCTGCCCCTCGCCCCCACTGCAGCTGGAGGTCACAGCGGATCTGGCAGAGCGGCGGCGCATCCGCTCAGCCATCCGGGAACTGCAGCGGCAGGAGCTGGAGCGTGAGGAGGAGGCCCTGGCATCCAAGCGTTTCCGTGCCGAGCGGCAGGACAACAAGGAGAACTGGCTGCAGTGAGTAGCGGGGGGTGGAACATGCGGGTGAGAGGGTGAGTGTGAGCCCCGGCTCAGCTCATGTGTGCAGGCAGGCGTGCGCACAAGTGTATCTGTGGACTGCATGTGCCAATGGCAGTATGTCCACATACGCTTCTGGAAAAACAGGGATGTTTGTGGGCATGGAACACGTACTGATTGTGGTGTCGCGGCCGTGCTGAGTGTGTGGTATTAGTGCCCACGTCCATGGGCATATGAGTATTAGTGTGCAGTCAGAGGGTGTGCACAGCCACATGCCCTTCTGCCAAGGTTCTGGGTACTCTGTTCTGGCTCCTACCCTTAGCCCACATCCTCCACGACCTGGCCGTGGCAGTAGTGGTTACAGTCATGATGTCTCTGCAGCTCTCGGCAGCGGGAAGCTGAGCAGCGGGCTGCCCTGGCACGGCTGGCAGGGCAGCTGGAGTCCATGAACGATGTGGAAGAATTGACTGCACTGGTGAGgcccaggctggggcaggggatggGGGCAGGGCAGGTGAAGACCTGGACTCCACAGCCCAACACCCGCGGCCTGTCTCTCACCCATAGTTGCGAAGCGCTGGTGAGTATGAGGAGCGCAAGCTGATCCGAGCTGCCATCCGCCGTGTACGGGCTCAGGAGATTGAGGGTATGTGGCCTGTCCcggccccacccctgccctgctgTCTGTTGTCCACAGCACCTCCCCACCACTCACCTGCCACTTGCTCCTTCCCTTCCAGCTGCCACCTTGGCTGGGAGGTTGTGCGGCGGGCGTCCCAACAGTGGCTCAAGAGAGGACAGCAAGGGGCGAGCGGCACACAGGCTGGAACAGTGTGAGGTAAGGAGAGTGGGAGGGTGGCCCAGTGTCCTGTGCCCACGGATGCCAGTAGCACAGAGTGCCTGCGTGTCTTTGCTAGGCTGGTATTTGACTGTAAGGGGCCCACCCCTGCCATCCAGCCTCTATTTAGCAGACAGAGGGATCTCCCAGAAATGCAAATCTGGCCCTGGCACCTCCCCTGCTTCAACCCGTCCCAGGGCTGCCCCTCACCCTCCACACAGCCCACATCTTTACCTTGGCTTATGGGGCCTGCATGTGAGACCCCAGCTGGCTCACAGTTCACTCTCTATTTTCCAGAGAGTGTGGGTGAGAGGTCAGGCCATGCAGGTTCCCTAAGTGGCCAGCAGAGGCCGCTGGGTCCACGGTCCTGGCGGGACCCCGCTCCCACTCCAGATGAACCAGGCTAAGGCCAGGAGTCAGGAACCTCCACTCCAGGGATCTATTAAGGCTCCCGTCCCCAGTAGGTCTCCTGCCATACCCACCCACTGACATCAGGACCTGGTCCTCTCTGAACCCCTTTGGCTAGGTAGTGCCAAGAGATTGGGAAGTGGGGATCAGAGACTGCCCTTAGCATGCCAGTGCCAGTGCTTGCACAGGTGTGCCTACAGGAAGCCATGCCCTACCACTCTGCTTTGCATGCCCTGCCCTGGGCACTTGCCAGCCTGGCCCTCAGTGGTGGGGGTGGCGCTCAAGGCCTAGGGAGCCTTGGTTGCATCCTGTGGGTCCCTTACAGGTGCCAGAGCGAGAGGAACAGGAACAGCAGGTAGAGGTCTCAAAGCCAACCCCCACCCCTGAAGGCACCAGCCAGGATGTGACCACAGTGACACTCCTGCTGCGAGCCCCACCTGGGAGCACATCCAGCTCACCTGCCTCACCCAGCAGTTCACCCACCCCTGCCTCTCCTGAGCCTCCATTGGAGACTGCCGAGGCCCAGTGCCTTACAGCTGAGGTTCCAGGCAGCGCAGAGCCACCCCCCAGCCCACCCAAGACCACCAGCCCTGAGCCTCAGGAGTCTCCAGCGCTCCCCAGCACTGAGGGCCAGGTGGTCAACAAGGTGAGTCTGGACGAGGGGCAGGGATGCCAGGCAAGTGAGCAGGTCTGGGAGTCAGGCCTTGCTCAGGCCCTGTTCTTCTCCCTTGCAGCTTCTGTCTGGCCCCAAAGAGACCCCGGCTGCCCAGAGCCCCACCAGAGGCCCCTCTGACACCAAGAGAGCAGGTGAGGGTCCCAGCAGGGGTAGTCACAGGCAtctgccttcccctcctcccGCCTCCCTTTCCCTGCCTAGAGAATGGGCTCTTGTGCCTGGCAGCTCCAGCTTCCTCAGGTCCACGCAGTCCCTGATACTGCACCCCACCCCTGAAGTGTCCCCGCCCTCAGCTAGGCCagcctccccctccacccccatgGCTAGAGGCCTCCCCTGCAGCCTTGAAAGGCAACGGGCCTCAGGCACATTCTTCTCCCCAATAAGGGAGTCCACCCATCTCCCAGCTGGAGCTGTGGGCAGCACTGGCCAGGAGGGCTGTCCCCCCTCCCCATCTGCAGGAAGGATCTGGGCACCCTTCCTCCAGCCTAAGCCTCGCCTGGCCCCCAGGAGTGTCCAAATCATCCTAGGGTCAGTGTGGGACGAGAAGGAGGTGCCTGTAGGAGAGATGCAGCCGAGTGGGGATGCCGGAGTGTGGGAGATCCAGGAGGGGAtggagaggtggggtgggggttgagtATAGGAAAGGGTGGGAGGCTAGGGAGGTGTAGAGGAGAGGATTATGAGAGGTGGACGCCCACTATCCcctgtcttttctctttccccacaTGGCCATCACCCCCTCCCCAACCTGCCAGACGTGGCTGGACCCCGACCCTGCCAACGCTCCCTGTCGGTGCTCAGCCCCCGCCAACCAGCCCAGAACCGAGGTACTACCTATTCTCACCCTGCCTAGGATCTGGGCAGACCCTGTCCCACCCAGTCGCTGACAGCCCTCCTGTTCCTTCTAGAGTCCACCCCCCTTGCCAGCGGACCTTCCTCGTTCCAGCGGGCTGGCTCTGTGCGGGACCGTGTCCACAAGTTCACATCTGATTCTCCTATGGCTGCTAGGCTCCAGGATGGCACGCCCCGGGCTGCCCTAAGTCCCCTGACCCCCGCAAGGCTCCTGGGCCCCTCCCTCACCAGCAccacccctgcctcctcctccagcgGCTCCTCCTCTCGGGGCCCCAGTGATACCTCCTCCCGGTTCAGCAAGGAGCAACGAGGAGGAGCCCAGCCCCTGGCCCAGCTTCGAAGCTGCCCCCAGGAGGAGGGCCCCAGGGGGCGGGGCTTGGCTGCTAGGCCCCTTGAAAACAGAGCAGGGGGGCCTGTGGCACGTTCAGAGGAGCCTGGTGCCCCGCTGCCCGTGGCCGTCGGCACTGCCGAGCCAGGGGGCGGTATGAAGACCACATTCACCATCGAGATCAAGGACGGCCGTGGCCAGGCCTCCACAGGCCGGGTGCTGCTGCCCACAGGCAACCAGAGGGCAGGTAGGCGCCCCTCACTGCCTCCCCAATGGGGATGAGTGCCTGCAACCGCACCTCTGCATACAGGACAGGTGCTGCGGCCAGGGCTCAGGGTGTCTCCAAAGGGTGTGCTGGGAGCGAGGGCACTATCAACCTTGTCTGGCACTGCCCTCACTCCACCTGATCCTCCTGACAGCCGCCTTTCTCCCCACTCAGAACTGACACTGGGGCTGCGGGCGCCCCCGACCCTACTCAGCACCAGTAGTGGAGGCAAGAGCACCATCACCCGTGTCAACAGCCCTGGGACCCTGGCTCGGCTGGGGAGTGTCACTCACGTCACCAGCTTCAGCCATGCCCCCCCCAGTAGCCGAGGAGGCTGCAGCATCAAGGTGAGCCCCTCCTCACCCCACCAGCCTCACCATCCGTCAGCCTCACATACACTGCTTCAGGGTGTAGGGCTAGCAGGGTTCCTCTGCTCCTCCCCTACTGCACACACAGAgaaaccgaggcccagagagggaaggtgGCTGCTCACAGACCACAGCCAGTCGGTGGCAGAGCTAAGGCCTGACCCTAGCATATCAGTCCCTAAGTGTGTTGGAAGCTTACTCTGTACTGGCGTTAAGCTTCCTGGATGCTGATCTCTGATCCTTAGTCCGAAATTGGTTGGTTCATTCCTGGtgaacagatggagaaactgaggctcagagagggtggtAAGGGCTTGCTCCCCTCTTCCTGTGGCAGCCCCAGTGCCCCTGCGCCAACCCACACTGGACATCAGCCCCGAGGTGTAGAGCAGCTCATCTGCTCatccaagatcagcctggcccatTAGGAGATTGGAGATTAGTGATTAGCATCTACGTCAACCTCCCTGTGGGGGTTGGGCAGAAGCTCTGATGGGGGACAGACAGGCAAGGGGGCGCCAATCAGGTGAGGCAGCAGTCTAGCAGGTGCCTTGGGAACTGAATACGCAGCACCCTTCCATTATTCATTCCCAAGCCCAGGATCCACTAGCCGGGAGCTCAGCCGGGAAAGGGATCCCCAAGCGGGCCACCCGGCTGCCCAGGTAATGCCCTCTGTGCTAAGCCAGGGACTGAACGGGACTTTGGCTGAGGTGAGATGGCTAGAGCCAGCTTTGGGCCTTCTcaggggagacagggagagagtgAGGGAAATCAAGCACCCTTCCTTTCCAAAAAAGCAGGATCCAGCTGCCCTCTGACAAGGGAttgtgtggagtggggtggggggaccaGCTGAGGCGCTTGAGGTGGATGGGAGGTGCCACAGTGAGACCTGGGTCTGACACCACCAActtgcctcagtttacccatctggAACCAAAGGGGACAGGTGCTGTGCCCATAATGTGCTTGCTCAAAGTCTGTGGTTGGACGTGAGCACCATGGGCAGGCCAGAGGGCATTTATGTAAGACCAAGACACTTTTTGTAGCAGATCACTCAAAGTCCTGCCTCcctgtgcctccatttccacCATCTGTTCCAGCTGTCTAAAACAGCTGGAGTTAGGGTAAAGGGTAAAGGAGTACAGGCTGTGGAGTCCAGCAGACTGATTCTCACAGCTATTGTACACGGTGGCTCAGCCAGGTCCATTCCCTgttccctgcctcagtttccccacctgtgagACATGGGACCCTGATCTCAGTGATCTTCAGAATCCATGCAGTCTTACTGTGCTGCAGGCCTATGATTTCTGTAGGGCTAGAGCCAGGCCTGGCGATCTGCCTGCTTGGGCTGGccccccctcccccactgcccCTTCCACGGAGGAGCCCAGAATAGGTTTCAATTTGGGCTGCAGCTCCAGCTGGCTGGTGGcgggctgggaggcaggggcggGGCAGGCCTGCTGCCCTTGCCTTTGCCCTCAGACCAGCTGCAAAGACTCAGACACTGTCAGCCAGAGGCAGCAGCCCCTGCCACGGCCCCACCATTACCCCCCATAGAGTCCCCACCAGCACCATGCCGGGGGTACCAGGGCCTGGGCCTGAGCTGGCTGCAGCCCTTGAGGAGCAGTTGGGCCGGGCACTGGAGGAGCTGCGGGCGGTGGCTGAAGCAGGCCGGGTGGCAGTGACCCAGGCAGCCGAGGTAGCTGTAGCCACCGTGGAGCCGGTGGCCCGGGCAGCTGAAGAGCTGCGGGCAGAGAGAGCAGCACTGAGCCGGCGGCTGGATGCACTGAGCAGGCAGGTGGAGGTGCTGAGCCTACGGCTGGGGGTCCCACTTGTGTCCGGCCTTGAGCCTGAGCTGGAGCCCAGCGAGCTGCTCCTGGCTGCCGCCGACCCCGAGGCCCTCTTCCAGGCTGCCGAGGATGCTGGGACCCCCGTGGCCCACCCACCTGCCTTCAGCACCCGCCGCCGCTCCTCCACCGGCACCACCCGCAGCACTAGTCTCGTAAGTCCTTCTGGGTTGGTGGGAGGGGGTAGTTTTGAGCCAGGTTCTGCCTCCTCTATGACTTTAGGTATGTCAccaccttctctgagcctcagtttacctaTCTTGACAGGGGACTGGGGCACTAGTGCTCTAAGACTAGGGCAAGAGGGTGCCAGGCTCCAGCCCTGAGGCATGCGTGGCAGCTGCCTTGGCAGCCCCTGGCATgacccaggccccagcccccagctcccCGCGCCCTGCACCCTGGCGAGACCAAGCCTCCCTGAAACAGCTGCCACCTCGGCTCTCCTTACCCTTATAGCAGACAGAGAGGCCCTGCCAGGAGAGGAAGGGCCATAATAGTTGGCTTGGGGCCTTGTCTTCAAGGGGCTAGGGAGATGCCCTGGGAGGGCTGCAGGGCTAGAGACTCCTTAGAGGATGGTTTCCAGCAGGGGCGAGGCAGGGGGAGGTGGTACAGAGGAGAGCTTCATAGAGGTCTTGGCTCAGGGCAGCCCCAGTCAGACACCTGGTCAGGAGCCTACAGGCCCCGGGCCAGCCCTCTTGGCAAGGTGGCAGGCGGATGGGGGGCAACATGTGCTGCCTGGGCACTGGCCCAGGAGGACCTAGGCCTTGGGAACTGGCAGCACAGAGCAGAGCCTGCCTGGGAGGGGGCTGGGAACAAAGCAGCAAAATGAACTGAGGTTCAGGAGTTAGGCTGCCTTCAGCTCAGATCCCAGGATGCATCACACTTAGAGAGAGACTGTGGGCAAGTCAGTTAGCtgccctgagcctcagttttcccttctggtttttttttttttttttctggtcttgtTTTGTTTGCGAcacggtcttactctgttgcccaggctggagtgcagttgcgtgatcatagctctctgcagcctctaactcctgggctccagtaatcctcctacctcagctttctgagtaggtgggactacaggtgcacaccaccatgcctagctaattttttatttttgtttttgtagagatgcggtctcgctatgttacccaggttggtctcaaactgctggcaaCAAGTGATCCCTCCCCCCTCGGCCTTCCaaactgttgagattacaggcatgagccactgcgcccggccttcccTTCTGTTAAATAGGGACAGTAAAATCCCTAGTGCTTATACAACACTTACTATGGACTGgaaatcatcatcattatcactatcCATTGTATTAATACAATTCTGGGTATGTGGGAAGCCCTACAAGACTTTCAGTGCCTCTTCCCTGACTGACGCTGACATGGCCATCTTTgggcaggcaggctggcaggctaGTGGTTATTTCCAAGGCGTGCCAGCAACCCTAGGATCTGCTCCCCTATCCACTGGAGACATGATGAGTTTCACCCATACCCCTGCTTAAAGTCCATGCCGTCTCCCCACCCTGCAGATGGAACCAGAGCCAGCAGAGCCTCTCGCTGCAGCAGTGGAAGCGGCCAATGGGGCTGAGCAGACCCGAGTGAACAAAGCACCAGAGGGGCGGAGCCCTCTGAGCGCTGAGGAACTGATGACTATTGAGGATGAAGGAGTCTTGGACAAGATGGTATGGCCAGATCCAGTGGGCTGGGGGTTGGCAGAGGTCAGCAGGCACCAGGTAGGCAATGACGGGCTCTATATGCAGCTGGATCAGAGCACGGACTTTGAAGAGCGGAAGCTCATCCGGGCCGCACTTCGTGAGCTCCGACAAAGGAAGAGAGGTAGAGAGCCAGTTGCCCTACCCTAGATCCAGCTGCCCCATTCCCCAGCTGCTCCCCTCATACTCTGGGGTCCATTTGTGGACACCCCAGCTTAATAACTGCCCTACCCAGCTTCTCCTTCTCTAGACCCAGCAGTTCCCTTGGCTATTCCCCGCTGGATCCAGCTTCTCCTTCCCTAGCTCCTTCTCTCCCGCTGGTGACCCCAGTTATTCTCCCCAACCagcttctcttctccttcctagACCCAGATACTCCCTCCCGCAGCTACTCTCTCCTTGGATCCAGTTGCCTCTCAAAGCACTGTCAACGACTCCTTCCCTGAATCCAGATACTCCTTCTCCCTGCTGCTTCTCTCTCCCTGAAGTCCGTTGGTTGCCATCTTAGCCTCTGCCCCATCCAGCTTCCCTTTTCCTGGACACAGCTACTTCCTCCCCCAGATAGTTCTTCCCTGGACACATCTATTCATTCCCTTAGATTCTGGGTTCAATTGCTTCTCCTCTCAAACACTCTCAATTACTCCTTCTCTGAATCTAGCTGCTTCTGCCAGGGCCCACTGATGGCCACCCCAGTCTCTATCTCTACCCACCTACTTCTATTTTAAGCCCAGTTTACCCCCTTCACTAGCTTCTCTCCCAGCTACTCTTCCCCTGGATCAGATTGCTTCTCAGATCCCATCAATTGCTCCCTTCCTGGATCTAAATATTCCTGCCTCCAGCTGCTCTTCTCCTCCAACCAAAGACCCGCTGATGGCCCACCCAGCTACTTCCTCACTCAGCTTCTCCTTCCTTGGACTCAGCTACCCCCTCACTAGATCTAGATACCCCTCCTGACTTAGCTACTCATTCCTATAGAAACCCTTTTTGGATCCATACCCCTTTGAGTTCAGCTATTCCATATTCTCTAGTTTCTGCCTGAGTCCATCAACCCCTTCGCACACTCCATTCCCTGTCAAGTTATGGCTGTCCCCTCACCCCAGCTTCTCCTAGAGAGGCCCTTGTTACCTGTGTCATTCATGTTTCTAACAAGCCACCCTCCACCCCATCTTGTGTGCCCCATGCACCTGTGCATCTGTGCTGTGTGGGTGTTGGTGGCCCTTTTGCGCATGCATGGGGCATCCCCTGCCCAGACCAGCGGGACAAGGAGCGGGAACGGCGGCTGCAGGAGGCACGGGGCCGGCCAGGGGAGGGGCGAGGCAACACAGCCACTGAGACCACCACGAGGCACAGCCAGCGGGCAGCTGATGGCTCTGCTGTCAGCACTGTTACCAAGACTGAGCGGCTCGTCCACTCCAGTAAGGGGCCAAATGGGGCCCAGGGCTCAGGGTGGGAATAcatcctcccccagccccctatgCCTTTCACATCCTTCTCATCCCCTGCCCCTGCAGATGATGGCACACGGACGGCCCGCACCACCACAGTGGAGTCGAGTTTCGTGAGGCGCTCGGAGAGTAAGGCCACCTGGCGTCGCCCtgtgcctgcctgcctgtccgCCCACCTCCTCCAGCTCTTCCTTGagctctctctctgtgtcttcaacTGTGCCGTCactttctcttctctgcctgCGGCTATCACCACCCCTCCATACAGCCTCCCATCCCATCTCCTGATGTCCAGCCCAGGCCCTCACCTGGTGCCCCTTCCCCTTTTTTGCAGATGGCAGTGGCAGCACCATGATGCAAACCAagaccttctcctcttcctcttcatccAAGAAGATGGGCAGGTGAGCACCAGCACCCAATCCCTGACCATAGAGGAGTCAGTGCCACAGGGGACCTAACTGCAAACCCGTTTACAGAGTggcgggctgggcacagtgactcttGCACAgtgactcttgcctgtaatcctagcactttgggaggccgaggcaggcggatcacttgaggtcaggagtttgagaccagcctggccaacatggtaaaacctcatctctcctaaaaatacaaaaattagccgggcgtggtggcaggcacctgtaatcccaactactggggaggccgaggcacaagaatcacttgaatctgggaggtggaggttgcagtgagccgagatcgctccactgcactccagtctgggcaacagagcgagactcagtctcaaaaataaatagatagataataaataaataaataaataaataaataaaacagagggGTAGACTGGGATGCTGGGAGGTAAGAGGTCTATAGCCAGGGAGGGGCAAAGTGAGAGTTAATGATCCTGCTCTCTTTGGGACCTCATTTTATTCTCAACCACAGCACAGGAGAGGTGGATGCTCAGGGAGGCCAGTGAGTTGCTTAGGGGCTCACATCTCTGAGTGGCCGCAGTAGCATTGAACCCTTACAGAGGCCTACCTACCACACTGAGCTGCCTGGTGGCACTGCCACTTCCCAGGATCTGCAAACCAtgtcccaggtcacacagcaccTTTATACCTTAGCCCCATGAGAAAGGAGGGTACCCCCATGTAACAGAGGCTGTTGGGGCTGGCAGAAAGCAGGAACAGGATCAGAATCCAGGATGAGAACCAAAGGGGTCCAGGGACTCTGAGTCAGACAGACGTTGTTCAAGTTCTAGTTCCGCCCATCACGTCCTCTGaaatcttaggcaagttactgccagaggtctcagtttcctcacctttaGTGGAATTGGTAAGGCCCCTCCCTGCTCTTGTGAAGTTTAAAATGGCACACAGGAAAAGATCAACAGagatgaattattattattactattattatgctAGTCATCATTTTTATTATCGGATAGTGTCCAGAAGCTGAACTCCCCTGTAACTTGAGGGTACAATGACCCTTCTCAGAGAACTCCtcgtgggtgggggagggggaggcggaAACCTGTTGAAAACCTTGCTGTCATTTGAGCCTCAGTGTACTCCTCTAAAATGCGTGTGATGAGGACGCCTCCCTCCCTGGCAGGCGTTTGTGGCAGTGGAGATACTAGTGTGCTACAAGACCCCCCCTCCTCCTCGCGAgtggtggcccaggctggggagcaGCCCTCCTCTCCCTGCCTAACATGCTCCTCCCCAACCCCTAGCATCTTTGACCGCGAGGACCAGGCCAGCCCACGGGCCGGCAGCCTGGCGGCGCTCGAGAAACGGCAGGCCGAGAAGAAGAAAGAGCTGATGAAGGCGCAGAGTCTGCCCaagacctcagcctcccaggcgcGCAAGGCCATGATTGAGAAGCTGGAGAAGGAGAGCGCGGCCGGGTGAGCTGCAGAAGTGGGCTGGGCAGTGGGGGGCGGGGCTTGATAGTTGGCCCGGCAGAGGCGGGAAGACCGCGCGGCTAGATCTGTGGTGCAAAGGCCCGAAGGTCATGGAAGGCGGGGCCTGGGAGCCACTGGGTGGGCCCACAGAGGCATGCCCCTTATAGTCGTGTGACCTGGTCCTGTCACTGCCCCTACAGCAGCCCTGGCGGACCCCGCGCAG
This genomic interval carries:
- the SMTN gene encoding smoothelin isoform X7, which encodes MRVHPRPHSRLAAKLAGLEPEIPYPGFEFSELVTGATGTGDLTRKEPTELGASEMADEALAGLDEGALRKLLEVTADLAERRRIRSAIRELQRQELEREEEALASKRFRAERQDNKENWLHSRQREAEQRAALARLAGQLESMNDVEELTALLRSAGEYEERKLIRAAIRRVRAQEIEAATLAGRLCGGRPNSGSREDSKGRAAHRLEQCEVPEREEQEQQVEVSKPTPTPEGTSQDVTTVTLLLRAPPGSTSSSPASPSSSPTPASPEPPLETAEAQCLTAEVPGSAEPPPSPPKTTSPEPQESPALPSTEGQVVNKLLSGPKETPAAQSPTRGPSDTKRADVAGPRPCQRSLSVLSPRQPAQNRESTPLASGPSSFQRAGSVRDRVHKFTSDSPMAARLQDGTPRAALSPLTPARLLGPSLTSTTPASSSSGSSSRGPSDTSSRFSKEQRGGAQPLAQLRSCPQEEGPRGRGLAARPLENRAGGPVARSEEPGAPLPVAVGTAEPGGGMKTTFTIEIKDGRGQASTGRVLLPTGNQRAELTLGLRAPPTLLSTSSGGKSTITRVNSPGTLARLGSVTHVTSFSHAPPSSRGGCSIKMEPEPAEPLAAAVEAANGAEQTRVNKAPEGRSPLSAEELMTIEDEGVLDKMLDQSTDFEERKLIRAALRELRQRKRDQRDKERERRLQEARGRPGEGRGNTATETTTRHSQRAADGSAVSTVTKTERLVHSNDGTRTARTTTVESSFVRRSENGSGSTMMQTKTFSSSSSSKKMGSIFDREDQASPRAGSLAALEKRQAEKKKELMKAQSLPKTSASQARKAMIEKLEKESAAGSPGGPRAAVQRSTSFGVPNANSIKQMLLDWCRAKTRGYEHVDIQNFSSSWSDGMAFCALVHNFFPEAFDYGQLSPQNRRQNFEVAFSSAETHADCPQLLDTEDMVRLREPDWKCVYTYIQEFYRCLVQKGLVKTKKS